The DNA region GCCGCCGGCCGCGGCCGTTCCCGCCCGAGCCGGTGCGCTGGGCCGGGATCGAGCTGACCCGGCGGGCGGTCGCCCGCGCCGACGCCCGCGAGGGTCGCCGCGGTCCCTGGCTGCGCACCCTCGACGCCCTCGGCCTCGGGTTCGACTCGTGATCGTGTTGATGAGGAGTGACGCGGCATGATCACCCCACAAGAACGCTCGCTGGCGCTCACGTTCACGCGGGGACCCCGATGACGCGCTACGGGCCGATGTTCGGGCCGGACATCACCTTCCTCGGCGTCCCGCCGTGCGACCTCGGTGACCCGGCGTCCTTCGCGGGCGCGGACGTCGTCGTCGTGGGCGCGCCCTTCGACGGCGGTACGTCGCACCGGCCGGGCACCCGCTTCGGCCCCCAGGCGATCCGCTCGACCGACTACCTCCCGCACGACGGGTCCCGGCCGCACCTCGGCCTGCGGGTCGACGCGCTGCGCGACCTCCGGGTGCTGGACGCGGGCGACGTCGAGATGCCTCCGGGCCACATCGAGCGGTCGCTCGACGCGCTGACCGAGGCCGTCGCCATGGTCGCCGCCAGCGGGGCACTGCCTGTCGTTCTCGGCGGCGACCACTCGATCACACTCGCCGACGTCACCGGCGTCGCGCGCCACCATGGCGCCGGCCGGGTGTCGGTCGTGCACTTCGACGCGCACGCCGACACCGGCGACATCGAGTTCGGCTCGCTCTACGGCCACGGCCAGCCGATGCGCCGGCTGATCGAGTCCGGCGCCGCGCGGGGCGACCGGTTCCTGCAGATCGGGCTGCGCGGCTACTGGCCCGGCCCCGAGACCCTCGACTGGATGGCCACGCAGGGGATGCGCTCCTACGAGATGACCGAGCTGGTCGCGCGAGGCCTCGACCCCTGCCTCGACGAGGCGTTCGGCATCGCGGTCGACGAGTGTGACGGGGTCTTCCTGTCGGTGGACATCGACGTCGCCGACCCCGGTCACGCGCCGGGGACCGGCACTCCCGAACCGGGCGGGCTGTCCGCGCGCCAGCTGCTCGACGCGGTCCGGCGGGTGTGCCTCGAGCTGCCGGTCGTGGGCCTGGACGTCGTCGAGGTGTCGCCGCCGTACGACCACGCCGACATCACGGCCGCGCTGGCCAACCGCGTGGTGCTGGAGGCCCTCTCCGGCATCGCACACCGCCGCCGCGGCGTGCCGCACGACCCGACCCGGCCCCTGCTGGCCGACCGACCGAACAAGGAGTAGACGGATGCGGATCCTGCTGGTGGGCGCGGGAGGGGTCGGGTCGGCGGCAGTCGGGATCGCTGCCCGGCGCGACTTCTTCGAGGCGATGGTCGTCGCCGACTACGACGAGGCGCGGGCCGAGCGGGCGGTGGCCGGGCACGCCGGCGACGCCCGCTTCGTCGCGGCGCAGGTGGACGCCTCCTCCGCCGGTGCGGTGGCCGCGCTGTGCCGCGAGCACCGCATCACCCACGTCTTCAACGCCGTGGACCCAAGGTTCGTGATGCCGATCTTCGACGGCGCGTTCGCCGCCGGTGCCGACTACCTGGACATGGCCATGTCGCTGTCGCGTCCGCACCCGGAGCAGCCGCACGCGCTCATCGGCGTGAAGCTCGGGGACGAGCAGTTCGCCAAGGCCGGCGAGTGGGAGGCCGCCGGGCGGCTGGCCCTCGCGGGCATCGGCATCGAGCCGGGGCTCTCCGACGTGTTCGCC from Actinomycetes bacterium includes:
- the speB gene encoding agmatinase; its protein translation is MTRYGPMFGPDITFLGVPPCDLGDPASFAGADVVVVGAPFDGGTSHRPGTRFGPQAIRSTDYLPHDGSRPHLGLRVDALRDLRVLDAGDVEMPPGHIERSLDALTEAVAMVAASGALPVVLGGDHSITLADVTGVARHHGAGRVSVVHFDAHADTGDIEFGSLYGHGQPMRRLIESGAARGDRFLQIGLRGYWPGPETLDWMATQGMRSYEMTELVARGLDPCLDEAFGIAVDECDGVFLSVDIDVADPGHAPGTGTPEPGGLSARQLLDAVRRVCLELPVVGLDVVEVSPPYDHADITAALANRVVLEALSGIAHRRRGVPHDPTRPLLADRPNKE